The sequence GTAAAAAACTGAATGTTGTTTTCTAATTGGAAAATTTCATTTTGAACTTCCTCGATTTTACGCATAATAAAGATTTTTTCATTGTCTAATTTGCGTGTATCGTTGCTGTCTGAAAGTGAATCAATACGATTAGAAAAACGCATCATTTCGCTTTCTTTTTTGCTTAAGCTCAATTTTTCAAAAAGTGCATCCAGGATTTTGTTGAATTTGCCTTCAATATGACGTCTTGAAAACGGTACTTTTCCGTACCCTTTCCAGATTTCGATATGCTGTTTAATGGCATCCAAATCGGTTTTGTGATCTCCAGTAAGTTGATAAGCTCTCAAGATGTCCAAATATGCTTTTTTGTTGTCAAAAGCAGCTACTTCATCAGCATTTTCTTCAGATTTATGTTCTTTTAGCTTGTCAAAATAATGATTGCAGGCATCTTTAAACTCTTTCCAGATTTTATCTGAATATTTTTTCGGAACGTGGCCAATTTGTTTCCACTCTTCCTGAATTTGTTTCATGATTGGAGTGGTAGAACTGAAATCAGTGCTTTCCTGGAGCTCTTTAGCTTTTGCTACAAGAGCCATTTTTTTGTTTAAATTATCGTTTTGATCTTTTTTGATGTCTTTATAGAACGAATTTTTGAATGCATTGAAGTTACGAACTGCGGTTTTAAAAGCGGCCCAAGTTTCTTCATTTACTTCCGAAGGGACTTTTCCTGCTGCGAAAAATTCATTTCTAAGTGCTTCAACTTTTTGGATCTGAACTAGCCATTGCGAATGCGAATTTACTTTTTCAGTTCCTAAAACTTCGATTTTGCCAATTATTTCTTTTTTCACTTCAAGATTTTTCTGCTCGTTTGCTCTTTGGCTTTCAAACAATAATTCTCTCTTGTCGTGGATTTTTTTTGTCAGTTCGCTGAATTTGTTCCAGATTGAATCACGATGTTCTTTAGAAACAGGTCCAATATCTTCTTTCCAAATTCTGTGTAAATCCTGTAGTTCACGGAATGCTTTGCTGATGTCAGTTTCATTAGCCAATTCCTCAACGCGTGTGATGATTTTTTGTTTTTGTTCCAAATTGTATTTGAAATCCAAATCTCTTGCTTCACGGTCTAAATGCAGATAATCATAGAAATTTTCTACATGGAAATGGTAATTGTTCCAAACGTGGTTGTATTTGTCTTTTGGGATTGCTCCAGCATTTTTCCATCTCTCTCTTAATTCATTAAAATGCTTAAGCGTATCTTTGATGTTTTCCTGCGGATTGATAAGCTCTTTTAGCTCTTCAACAATAGCAAGTCTGTTTTCCAAATTTGCTTTTAGATTGGTTTGCAAATGCTTGAAATGAGCATTTCTTTTTTCTCTAAAAACATTATAATATTCATCAAATTTAGATTTTAAAGGAGAATGATATTCAAATTCTTCATTTGGATCTTGTTTTGAAGCGTTGAATTCCTCTTTTTTCTCTTCAATTAAATGATTGTATTGCAGTAAAAATGACTTTTTAATTTCTTCAATATGATCTTTGACAGACATTACTTTGTCTATTTGAATCAGTTTTCTTAATTCATCAACAAGAGCATCTAATGTAAAAGTGTCATAATCCTTCATAGGAATATCATGACGCTCTTTCAGCGTTTCATCTTCACTTTCTTCTGCATTAGAATTTGTAATCGCGTCTAACGCTTGTTGATGATCATTTTCTTCAACAATTACGGTTTCTACTGGTGCAGTTTCTGTTTCTGAAACTGAATTTTCAGTAGTTGTTTCATCGCTTGATGCATCAATTGCGTCTTCTTGAATAGAATCAGTAGTATCGATTCCTAATTTTCCGTCTGCTTCTTGCAGGTTATCATTCTTTTCTTCTAACATCTTAAATGTATAAGGTTTGTACTTTAAACAGTGCGAAAGATAGTAAAGGTGTTTCTAAATACAAAATAAATCACTTGTTTATGCTTTATTTTACGATGAAATTCTTATTCTTTGCTCTGTTTTGCAAGTGTGATATATTAATTTTTACTTTTTCTTTAAATGAAGTGTAAATTTTAATTTCTTATAAATTTTGGAAAAAGAAAGGAAAAAAAGGCGTCAGATGATTAAAATTATTGTTTATCTAAAATTAAAATAAAATTAACAATCCCATTTCTACTCCAAAGTTATATGATTTTTCTCCACCAAAAGCTACGCTGGGGTGCACGTAAGCCAAATTAGTAGGTGTGATTTTTCGACCAAATTCTACAAAAGCATTATTTTGAAATCCGTCCAGAACATAATTGTATCGAAAGGCTACATCGGTTGCAATCCAGTTTTTGCCAAAGAACCATAGAAAATTGTTTTCGAGTATGGTTACGCTAACATCACTTCGGTTGCTAGAACCTGCAAAACTTTGGGAATGTTCCATGTCAGAAATCCATAGAAACTTTTTTTGTTTAAAATATCTTGCATAAAAAACTGCTGGTATAACAACCCATTTTCCGCTTCCAAAACTTGGATCGACGGCTGAGTTTGCCGTTACTCTAGTTCTAACGGCAAAACCTTCATTTTTTTTAAAGTAAGGAATGTAGCTAATTCCGGCGCCAACATCGCCAAGACCAGTTTGATTAGTAGAATTTGAATTGGTTGAAATTAAAGGAAGATCAAATCGAAGATTCCAAGATTTATTTCCAATAGGGTGTAAGACACGTAAATTAGTGGTGTTGAAGGAACCGTTTTTCGTGTCTAGATATTCATTGTAAAGTAAAATAGTTTTTAAGAAATAATTAAAACGAGGTTCGTTAAATGGTCCCTCGCTTCTGTTGATATCTTCATCTTGTGCTTTGACAACAAATGAGAATAGAAAAAACAGAAAAATGTAAAGTAATTTTTTTTTCATAACTGTCTGCAAATGAGTAGACTAATTTACAAAAATTACTTTAACATTTTAACAGTCACCATTTTTTTATTTGTTCCATATTTTCCAAGCTTTTTCAGCTTGAAAAATTAACATATCATAACCATTTTTTATAATTGCACCTCTTTCTTTAGCATTTTTCAAAAACTGAGTCTCCGCCGGATTGTAGATTAAATCGCAGGCAATATGTTTTTCTGTGAAAAATTCATAAGGCAAGTCAGGACAAGCTTCAATGTTTGGGCTTGTTCCTATTGGGGTACAATTGATTATGATTTGAAAATTATCAAAAGTTGTTGCATTGATCAAGCTATAATCAATGATGTTTTCTCTAGCTTCACGAGATACAAAAACATACGGAATGTCAAGTTCATCAAGTGCAAAAGCTACACCTTTTGAAGCGCCTCCGGTTCCTAAAATCAAAGCTTTTTTATGATGTGGTTCAAGTAAAGGCTTTAAGGATTTTTTGAATCCATAATAATCAGTGTTGTAGCCTTTCAATTTACCTTTTTTGGTGAATTTAATGGTGTTTACAGCGCCAATCAAAGTGGCTTTTGTTGAAAGTTTATCTAAAAAGGGAATAACTTGCTCTTTGTAAGGAATGGTAACATTCAAGCCTTTCAAATCAGGATTGTTTTTTAGCAATCCTTTGAAATGGCTGATTTCAGAAATGTCGAAGTTTTCGTAGGTGTTGCCCGCAAAAACTTCGTTGTTGAATTTTTCTGTAAAATATCCTTTTGAAAAAGAGTAACTTATATTACGGCCCAATAAGCCAAATCGTCTTTTTAGAGTATCAATCATCCTTATTTCTTATGTTTTTCGATGTAATTTTTAACCATTTTTTTTGACCATACTACAGGGAACAAGTCCTCGATTAAGATGTAATTGTCAAAGTTTAAACGCAATCCATTACTTAAATGGAATTTTGCTTTTGTATTGTCTTGAATCATGAAATACAATCCAGCTAATCGGTACTCAATTTCGTTTTCTTCTGGAAAATATTCTGATGCTTGCAATAATGTCTGAATCGCACTTTCAAATTCGCCAAGAAATTGAAGAATGTCAACCCAAAACAACCAAGTGTCTAGTGCATAATCTCCAAATTCTACTGCTTTTCTATATCCAAATTCAGCTTCTTCAAAAAAATTCATTTGTTTATTGATTGTCGCGTAGCGTTTCCAGTACAAACGATTTTGATTGTCAATTGCCAAAGCTTTGTTTACAAAAAACAATGCTTTTTGGAAATTTTTCTGGCGCATATAAAAATCAGTAATCGCAATCCATCCTTTATCCAAAAGCGGATCTTCGTGAACGGTTTGATTATAATACTGAAGCGCTTTTACCGCATTTCCAAGTTTTTCGTAACATTTTCCAATACGCAATAAAGCATATGATGTTGCATCATCCAGCTCAATTGTACGATTGTAGCTTTCAATTGCTTCGTTGTATTTTTTAAGACGTTCATAAGCTTTCGCTTTTTCCATAAACGCGCCTAAAAATTCATCATCAATAAGCGTTGCATAGTCAAAAGCGCGAATTGCGGCTTCATATTCTTTTACGCCATAATGCAAGCGTCCAAGCTGATGCCAGGCAATTTCACTATACGGATTTCTGTTAATATATTCGTTAAGATAAACGATAGCTTCCTGATTTTGGTCTAAAAATTCAAAACAGTACACTACGTTGTATAAGGCCGACTGGTCTTCTAAATCTTCTTCAAGACATTTGATGAAGCTGTCTTTTGCCATCTCAAGATTATCCATAAAAAGATATTCCATTCCAATCAAGTTGTACACATCAGCATAATCATCTGTATATTGCAAAGCAATTTTCAGTAATTCTACAGCTTTTTCGTGTTGATCTCTTTTAGAGCAGATATTGGCTTTCTGGATATAAATTTCCTCGTTGTTCGGTTCAATTGCATACAACTCGTTTAAAAGCTTCTCGGCGATATCGAGTTTGTCGTCGTAAACCAGCATTTCTACTTGTACTAATTTTAAGCCTGTAGATTTTGGATGCTGATCTAATGCAAGTTTTAAGGCTTTTTTTGCTAAATTGGCCTTGCCTATATCTAAATAATGAAGAATAATTTCTTCAAATTCTTCAGAATCAAAAAAGAGTACTTTGTTAGTTTTTAACATCGACTCAAATTTGGATAGAGATAGGTTATAATCTTCTTCTTCGTTGCTTAATTGCATACTTTCTCTATTTGAAATTAGCCTGTTATAAATTTAGGCAACCATATAATTGTTGTAAGGAAAGGGAATTAATTGTTTTGAACAATTTAATTAACAAAATATGATGTTTTTTATTCGGTTTTAGGAAGAAATATCCTTTATTCTTAAAGGATTAACTTCGTTTTTGTTCTTTTTTATTTTCAAAGATGAATTTTATTCAATTGAAAATGTGTTGTTTATTATTTGATGTCGTCGTGTTGAAATTTGAAAAATCATCTCAAAATTGAGTTATTTTTGTTTTTCCAATATTTCATCCATCACAGCCAAAATTGTTGCACAACCTTCTCTAATTTCATCTTCTGAAATGGTCAAAGGAGGCGTTATTCTGATCGCACATCCTTCAAATAAAAGCCAAAATAAAATCAATCCTTTGTCTTGGCAATTTAAGATGACTTCATTTGTAATTTCAGCCGATTCTGTCATGGCGGCCAACATCAATCCTTTTCCTCTTACTTCTGTTATCAAAGGATGTACCAAAAGCGATCTGAAGAGTTTTTCCTTCTCAAGCGTTTCTGCCATTAAATTTGTTTCAGTTAATTCCTGCAAAGTAGCAAGACAAGCTGACGCAATGACAGGATGTCCTCCAAAAGTTGTGATATGTCCTAATTTGGGATTTTCGGTGAGCAGATCCATTTTTTCGGCAGAAGCAGTAAATGCGCCAACTGGCATGCCGCCTCCCATTCCTTTTCCCATTACCACAATATCTGGTACGACGTCATAGTTTTGAAAACCAAAAAGCTTTCCTGTTCGCCCGAAACCAGGCTGAATTTCATCAACAATCATCAAGGCTCCAACTTCATCACAACGCTTGCGGACTTTCTCCAGATAATTGTTTTTTGGCTGAATAAATCCAGCGCCTCCTTGTATGGTTTCTAATAAAATTGCAGCTGTTCTAGTGGTTATTTTTTGTAAATCTTCTTCATTGTTGAAGGTAACAAAATCAACATCTGGAAGAAGCGGTCTAAAAGCTTGTTTGCGCTCTTCAAAACCCATAACGCTCATAGAACCCATTGTGTTTCCGTGATACGCATTATGGCAAGAAATCAATTGGCTGCGTCCCGTGGTTCTTTTGGCTAGTTTTAAAGCGCCTTCAATCGCTTCTGTGCCAGAATTTACCAAATAAGTTTTGTTTAAAGATTCAGGTAGGAGCGAAGCCATCAATTTGCAATATTGAACCGCCGGACTTTGTGAATATTCGCCATAAACCATAACATGCGAATATTTGTCCAATTGATCTTTTATCGCCTGATTGACACGTGGATGCTGGTGCCCAAGCGTACAAGCAGAAACACCTGCAACGAAATCTAAATATTTTTTATCGTTTGTATCGTAAATATAAGAGCCAATGGCGTGAGAAACTTCCATTCCTAAGGGATAAGGAGAAGTTTGTGCCTGATATTTTATAAAATCTGGATTCATTTTTTTTAAGGTTCAAAGTGGCAAAGGTACTAAGGGACTAAGTTTTTTATTTTTGGCTTAGGTTAATTTTGCACCAAGATTAAATTTTCTATACTAAATTTCTAGAAAAAGGTCAAGTAAGCTGAAGACTGAGACTGAAAACCGAATACTATTTCGAAGTTTTTGCTGGAGCAGTTTTGGCAGCAGGTTTCTTTTTATCGTAATTCA comes from Flavobacterium sp. KACC 22761 and encodes:
- a CDS encoding aspartate aminotransferase family protein, which produces MNPDFIKYQAQTSPYPLGMEVSHAIGSYIYDTNDKKYLDFVAGVSACTLGHQHPRVNQAIKDQLDKYSHVMVYGEYSQSPAVQYCKLMASLLPESLNKTYLVNSGTEAIEGALKLAKRTTGRSQLISCHNAYHGNTMGSMSVMGFEERKQAFRPLLPDVDFVTFNNEEDLQKITTRTAAILLETIQGGAGFIQPKNNYLEKVRKRCDEVGALMIVDEIQPGFGRTGKLFGFQNYDVVPDIVVMGKGMGGGMPVGAFTASAEKMDLLTENPKLGHITTFGGHPVIASACLATLQELTETNLMAETLEKEKLFRSLLVHPLITEVRGKGLMLAAMTESAEITNEVILNCQDKGLILFWLLFEGCAIRITPPLTISEDEIREGCATILAVMDEILEKQK
- a CDS encoding DUF349 domain-containing protein — translated: MLEEKNDNLQEADGKLGIDTTDSIQEDAIDASSDETTTENSVSETETAPVETVIVEENDHQQALDAITNSNAEESEDETLKERHDIPMKDYDTFTLDALVDELRKLIQIDKVMSVKDHIEEIKKSFLLQYNHLIEEKKEEFNASKQDPNEEFEYHSPLKSKFDEYYNVFREKRNAHFKHLQTNLKANLENRLAIVEELKELINPQENIKDTLKHFNELRERWKNAGAIPKDKYNHVWNNYHFHVENFYDYLHLDREARDLDFKYNLEQKQKIITRVEELANETDISKAFRELQDLHRIWKEDIGPVSKEHRDSIWNKFSELTKKIHDKRELLFESQRANEQKNLEVKKEIIGKIEVLGTEKVNSHSQWLVQIQKVEALRNEFFAAGKVPSEVNEETWAAFKTAVRNFNAFKNSFYKDIKKDQNDNLNKKMALVAKAKELQESTDFSSTTPIMKQIQEEWKQIGHVPKKYSDKIWKEFKDACNHYFDKLKEHKSEENADEVAAFDNKKAYLDILRAYQLTGDHKTDLDAIKQHIEIWKGYGKVPFSRRHIEGKFNKILDALFEKLSLSKKESEMMRFSNRIDSLSDSNDTRKLDNEKIFIMRKIEEVQNEIFQLENNIQFFTNTKNAKKENSIVLEVRKNIAIHKESLELWKDKLKQLRNLNQE
- the aroE gene encoding shikimate dehydrogenase (AroE; catalyzes the conversion of shikimate to 3-dehydroshikimate) translates to MIDTLKRRFGLLGRNISYSFSKGYFTEKFNNEVFAGNTYENFDISEISHFKGLLKNNPDLKGLNVTIPYKEQVIPFLDKLSTKATLIGAVNTIKFTKKGKLKGYNTDYYGFKKSLKPLLEPHHKKALILGTGGASKGVAFALDELDIPYVFVSREARENIIDYSLINATTFDNFQIIINCTPIGTSPNIEACPDLPYEFFTEKHIACDLIYNPAETQFLKNAKERGAIIKNGYDMLIFQAEKAWKIWNK
- a CDS encoding lipid A phosphoethanolamine transferase — encoded protein: MKKKLLYIFLFFLFSFVVKAQDEDINRSEGPFNEPRFNYFLKTILLYNEYLDTKNGSFNTTNLRVLHPIGNKSWNLRFDLPLISTNSNSTNQTGLGDVGAGISYIPYFKKNEGFAVRTRVTANSAVDPSFGSGKWVVIPAVFYARYFKQKKFLWISDMEHSQSFAGSSNRSDVSVTILENNFLWFFGKNWIATDVAFRYNYVLDGFQNNAFVEFGRKITPTNLAYVHPSVAFGGEKSYNFGVEMGLLILF
- a CDS encoding tetratricopeptide repeat protein translates to MQLSNEEEDYNLSLSKFESMLKTNKVLFFDSEEFEEIILHYLDIGKANLAKKALKLALDQHPKSTGLKLVQVEMLVYDDKLDIAEKLLNELYAIEPNNEEIYIQKANICSKRDQHEKAVELLKIALQYTDDYADVYNLIGMEYLFMDNLEMAKDSFIKCLEEDLEDQSALYNVVYCFEFLDQNQEAIVYLNEYINRNPYSEIAWHQLGRLHYGVKEYEAAIRAFDYATLIDDEFLGAFMEKAKAYERLKKYNEAIESYNRTIELDDATSYALLRIGKCYEKLGNAVKALQYYNQTVHEDPLLDKGWIAITDFYMRQKNFQKALFFVNKALAIDNQNRLYWKRYATINKQMNFFEEAEFGYRKAVEFGDYALDTWLFWVDILQFLGEFESAIQTLLQASEYFPEENEIEYRLAGLYFMIQDNTKAKFHLSNGLRLNFDNYILIEDLFPVVWSKKMVKNYIEKHKK